Proteins encoded in a region of the Vibrio sp. CB1-14 genome:
- the nudC gene encoding NAD(+) diphosphatase, which produces MLKKSKATIRQAYWCVVSGNELWLADGDVPFGSAEQFSLPAEQAIQVGEFEDHPVMWINDADLDGERELTSLRELLHLPEALFYQLSKAIQYGYMSQSMRFCPQCGGRNHLNHNQLAMQCQDCRTLHYPRIFPCIIVAVRKDQQILLAQHNRHAGGMYTVIAGFLEVGETLETCVAREVEEETGIKVGNIRYFGSQPWAFPSSMMMAFLADYESGEIKPDYTELKDAQWFNANELPLVAPEGTIARALIHATVDAASAEK; this is translated from the coding sequence ATGTTAAAAAAAAGTAAAGCAACCATTCGTCAGGCTTATTGGTGTGTGGTCTCAGGGAACGAACTTTGGCTTGCAGATGGTGACGTCCCGTTTGGCTCAGCAGAGCAATTCTCTCTACCTGCCGAGCAAGCGATTCAAGTGGGTGAGTTTGAAGACCACCCTGTGATGTGGATTAACGATGCCGACTTAGACGGCGAGCGAGAACTGACATCGTTACGCGAATTACTCCATTTGCCAGAAGCGCTGTTCTATCAACTTTCCAAAGCAATTCAATACGGCTATATGAGTCAATCTATGCGATTTTGTCCTCAGTGCGGAGGTCGCAATCATCTCAACCACAATCAGCTTGCTATGCAGTGTCAGGACTGCAGAACGCTGCATTATCCACGTATTTTTCCATGCATTATTGTTGCTGTTCGAAAAGATCAGCAAATCTTGCTCGCGCAGCACAACCGCCACGCGGGTGGCATGTACACGGTGATTGCTGGCTTTTTGGAAGTGGGCGAAACACTCGAGACTTGCGTTGCCCGTGAAGTGGAAGAAGAAACCGGGATTAAGGTGGGCAATATCCGCTATTTTGGCAGCCAGCCATGGGCATTTCCATCGAGTATGATGATGGCGTTTCTTGCTGATTACGAGAGCGGTGAGATAAAACCGGATTACACGGAACTTAAAGATGCGCAGTGGTTTAATGCCAATGAACTGCCGCTGGTGGCGCCGGAAGGGACGATTGCTAGAGCGCTGATTCATGCTACGGTCGACGCCGCTTCAGCAGAAAAATGA
- the rsd gene encoding sigma D regulator: MVMLNKFKQVQEQWGGSSEVIDHWLETRQALIVEYCKLGSLQPANAQSNVIELPTAKEISSFCDHLVDYISEGHFKIYDMVMDKWKATGFKTNGDIDATYAKIVLTTDPLLEFNDKYVQVKFEDELPGFEEDMSKVGEILELRFEVEDKLIQLIADSLAIPPGA; the protein is encoded by the coding sequence ATGGTCATGTTAAATAAATTCAAACAAGTACAAGAACAATGGGGTGGCTCTAGCGAAGTCATCGACCACTGGCTAGAAACAAGACAAGCGCTTATCGTTGAGTACTGTAAGCTCGGCTCACTTCAACCTGCCAACGCTCAATCCAATGTGATCGAGCTGCCAACCGCCAAAGAAATTAGCTCATTCTGCGATCATCTCGTGGATTACATCTCCGAAGGTCATTTTAAGATCTATGACATGGTGATGGATAAGTGGAAAGCGACTGGTTTTAAAACCAATGGAGATATCGACGCGACCTACGCTAAAATCGTTCTCACTACAGACCCACTGCTTGAGTTTAATGACAAGTACGTGCAAGTGAAGTTTGAGGATGAACTTCCTGGTTTTGAGGAAGATATGTCGAAGGTGGGTGAGATACTTGAGCTGCGCTTTGAGGTGGAAGATAAGCTGATTCAGCTGATTGCGGACAGTTTGGCGATTCCGCCGGGTGCGTAA
- the rpoC gene encoding DNA-directed RNA polymerase subunit beta', whose translation MKDLLNFLKAQHKTEEFDAIKIGLSSPDMIRSWSFGEVKKPETINYRTFKPERDGLFCARIFGPVKDYECLCGKYKRLKHRGVICEKCGVEVTQTKVRRDRMGHIELASPVAHIWFLKSLPSRIGLLMDIPLRDIERVLYFEMYVVTEPGMTDLEKSQMLTEEEYLDRLEEWGDEFTAKMGAEAIKDLLSTMDMHAEAEMMREELESTNSETKRKKITKRLKLVEAFIQSGNNPEWMILTVLPVLPPDLRPLVPLDGGRFATSDLNDLYRRVINRNNRLKRLLELAAPDIIVRNEKRMLQESVDALLDNGRRGRAITGSNKRPLKSLADMIKGKQGRFRQNLLGKRVDYSGRSVITVGPYLRLHQCGLPKKMALELFKPFIYSKLETRGMATTIKAAKKMVEREEAIVWDILDEVIREHPVLLNRAPTLHRLGIQAFEPVLIEGKAIQLHPLVCAAYNADFDGDQMAVHVPLTLEAQLEARTLMMSTNNILSPASGDPIIVPSQDVVLGLYYMTRDKINVKGEGMYLAGPEEAEKAYRTKSAELHARVKVRITETVVDEDGNSTTSTDMVDTTVGRAMLWQIVPKGLPYSLVNQKLGKKQISNLLNECYRKLGLKDTVIFADQIMYAGFAYAALSGVSVGIDDMVVPQAKYDEIESAEEEVREIQDQFQSGLVTAGERYNKVIDIWASTNDRVAKAMMDNLSSETVTNRDGEEEQQESFNSIYMMADSGARGSAAQIRQLAGMRGLMARPDGSIIETPITANFKEGLNVLQYFISTHGARKGLADTALKTANSGYLTRRLVDVAQDVVVHDHDCGTHEGVDMMPHIEGGDVKVALSELALGRVVAEDVLKPGTEEVLIPRNTLIDEKWCQIMEDNSVDSMKVRSVVTCDADFGCCAQCYGRDLARGHLVNQGEAVGVIAAQSIGEPGTQLTMRTFHIGGAASTAAAENSIQAKNTGSVKLHNAKFVINKDKKLVITSRASEMTIIDEFGRTKEKHKLPYGSMLTKGDNDAVQAGETVANWEAHTLPIITEVAGRIQFVDMIDGVTVSRQTDDLTGLSSSEVTEAAARPAAGKDMRPAIKLVDEQGKDVMIAGTEMPALYFLPGKAIVNIEDGAEVGVGDTLARIPQKSGGNKDITGGLPRVADLFEARKPKEPAILAEHSGTVSFGKETKGKRRLIIARDGGDNYEEMIPKHRQLNVFEGERVERGDVIADGPETPHDILRLRGIHAVTQYIANEVQEVYRLQGVKINDKHIETIVRQMLRKCTITHAGDSEFLPGEQVEYSQVKIANRALEAEGKELVRFERDLLGITKASLATESFISAASFQETTRVLTEAAVSGKRDDLRGLKENVIVGRLIPAGTGFAYHQDRQAKRDESQEGPSAEQATDNLAALLNAGFSSDE comes from the coding sequence GTGAAAGACTTATTAAACTTTCTAAAAGCACAGCATAAGACCGAAGAATTTGATGCAATCAAAATCGGTCTATCTTCACCTGACATGATTCGTTCATGGTCTTTTGGTGAAGTTAAAAAACCAGAAACTATCAACTATCGTACGTTCAAGCCTGAGCGCGATGGTCTGTTCTGTGCGCGTATCTTTGGCCCAGTTAAAGACTACGAATGTCTTTGTGGCAAATATAAGCGTCTGAAGCACCGTGGTGTTATCTGTGAGAAGTGTGGTGTTGAAGTTACACAAACTAAAGTTCGTCGTGACCGTATGGGCCACATCGAGCTTGCGTCTCCAGTAGCTCACATCTGGTTCCTAAAATCGCTACCATCTCGTATCGGTTTGCTAATGGACATCCCGCTACGTGATATCGAGCGCGTTCTTTACTTCGAAATGTACGTAGTAACAGAACCGGGTATGACGGATCTAGAAAAATCACAGATGCTTACTGAAGAAGAGTATCTTGATCGTCTAGAAGAGTGGGGTGATGAGTTCACTGCTAAGATGGGTGCAGAAGCGATCAAAGATCTGCTGTCTACTATGGACATGCACGCTGAAGCAGAGATGATGCGCGAAGAGCTTGAGTCTACCAACTCAGAAACTAAGCGTAAGAAAATTACTAAGCGTCTGAAGCTAGTTGAAGCATTTATTCAATCAGGTAACAACCCTGAGTGGATGATCCTAACTGTGCTTCCGGTACTTCCGCCAGATCTACGTCCTCTAGTACCACTAGATGGCGGCCGTTTCGCAACGTCTGATCTGAACGACCTATACCGTCGCGTAATCAACCGTAACAACCGTTTGAAGCGTCTTCTAGAGCTAGCGGCTCCGGACATCATCGTACGTAACGAAAAGCGTATGCTGCAAGAGTCTGTTGATGCCCTTCTAGATAATGGTCGTCGCGGTCGTGCGATCACAGGTTCGAACAAGCGTCCTCTGAAATCTCTTGCTGATATGATCAAGGGTAAACAAGGTCGTTTCCGTCAGAACCTACTAGGTAAGCGTGTAGACTACTCTGGCCGTTCTGTAATCACAGTAGGTCCATACCTTCGTCTACATCAGTGTGGTCTTCCTAAGAAGATGGCACTAGAGCTATTCAAACCATTTATCTACAGTAAGCTAGAAACTCGTGGCATGGCGACGACTATCAAAGCAGCTAAGAAGATGGTAGAGCGCGAAGAAGCGATCGTTTGGGATATCCTAGACGAAGTTATCCGCGAACACCCAGTACTATTGAACCGTGCACCAACACTTCACCGTCTTGGTATTCAGGCGTTCGAACCAGTACTAATCGAAGGTAAAGCGATTCAGCTACACCCACTAGTGTGTGCGGCATACAACGCGGACTTCGATGGTGACCAAATGGCGGTTCACGTGCCTCTAACTCTAGAAGCACAGCTTGAAGCTCGTACTCTGATGATGTCGACAAACAACATTCTGTCGCCAGCATCGGGCGATCCGATCATCGTACCTTCTCAGGACGTTGTATTGGGTCTTTACTACATGACGCGTGACAAGATCAACGTTAAAGGTGAAGGTATGTACCTTGCTGGCCCTGAAGAGGCTGAGAAGGCATACCGTACTAAGAGCGCAGAGCTTCATGCTCGCGTAAAAGTACGTATCACTGAGACGGTGGTTGACGAAGATGGTAACAGCACAACAAGCACAGACATGGTAGATACTACTGTGGGTCGTGCAATGTTGTGGCAAATCGTACCAAAAGGTCTTCCATACAGCTTGGTAAACCAAAAGCTAGGTAAGAAGCAAATCTCTAACCTACTGAATGAGTGTTACCGTAAGCTTGGTCTTAAAGACACAGTAATTTTTGCTGACCAAATTATGTACGCTGGTTTCGCTTACGCGGCACTATCAGGCGTTTCAGTTGGTATCGATGACATGGTTGTACCTCAAGCGAAGTACGACGAAATCGAATCAGCAGAAGAAGAAGTTCGCGAAATTCAAGACCAGTTCCAATCAGGTCTTGTAACAGCGGGTGAGCGCTACAACAAAGTGATCGATATTTGGGCATCGACCAACGATCGCGTAGCGAAAGCGATGATGGACAACCTATCATCTGAAACGGTTACTAACCGTGACGGTGAAGAAGAGCAACAAGAGTCGTTCAACAGCATCTACATGATGGCTGACTCGGGCGCTCGTGGTTCTGCAGCTCAGATTCGTCAGCTTGCTGGTATGCGTGGTCTGATGGCACGTCCAGATGGTTCAATCATCGAGACGCCAATCACCGCGAACTTTAAAGAAGGTCTAAACGTACTTCAGTACTTTATCTCAACGCACGGTGCTCGTAAGGGTCTTGCGGATACGGCACTGAAAACAGCGAACTCGGGTTACCTAACCCGTCGTCTTGTTGACGTTGCTCAGGACGTTGTTGTTCACGATCATGACTGTGGCACCCATGAAGGTGTTGACATGATGCCTCATATCGAAGGTGGTGACGTTAAAGTTGCACTTTCTGAGCTAGCACTAGGTCGTGTTGTTGCTGAAGATGTTCTTAAGCCAGGTACTGAAGAAGTTCTGATCCCACGTAATACTCTGATTGATGAGAAGTGGTGTCAGATCATGGAAGATAACTCTGTAGACAGCATGAAAGTGCGCTCAGTAGTTACCTGTGATGCAGACTTCGGTTGTTGTGCACAGTGTTACGGTCGTGACCTAGCACGTGGTCACCTAGTGAACCAAGGTGAAGCAGTGGGCGTTATCGCTGCTCAGTCTATCGGTGAGCCGGGTACACAGCTTACGATGCGTACGTTCCACATCGGTGGTGCGGCATCTACTGCAGCAGCAGAGAACAGCATCCAAGCGAAGAACACTGGTTCTGTGAAACTTCACAACGCGAAGTTTGTTATCAACAAAGATAAGAAACTGGTTATCACCTCTCGTGCGTCAGAAATGACGATTATCGATGAGTTCGGTCGTACCAAAGAGAAGCACAAACTTCCTTACGGTTCGATGCTAACTAAAGGTGACAACGATGCAGTTCAAGCTGGTGAAACAGTAGCGAACTGGGAAGCGCACACGCTTCCAATCATCACTGAAGTAGCAGGTCGCATCCAGTTCGTAGACATGATCGACGGCGTAACTGTTTCTCGTCAAACAGATGACCTAACAGGTCTATCTTCAAGCGAAGTAACAGAAGCGGCAGCTCGCCCAGCAGCAGGTAAAGATATGCGTCCAGCAATCAAACTTGTTGATGAGCAAGGTAAAGACGTAATGATCGCCGGTACTGAAATGCCTGCACTTTACTTCCTACCTGGTAAAGCGATTGTAAACATCGAAGATGGCGCAGAAGTAGGTGTGGGTGATACGCTAGCACGTATTCCACAAAAATCTGGTGGTAACAAAGATATCACCGGTGGTCTACCTCGCGTTGCGGACCTATTTGAAGCTCGTAAGCCAAAAGAGCCAGCAATCCTTGCTGAGCACTCTGGTACCGTTTCATTCGGTAAAGAGACGAAAGGTAAGCGTCGTCTGATCATCGCTCGTGATGGCGGTGACAACTACGAAGAGATGATTCCTAAGCATCGTCAGCTTAACGTGTTCGAAGGTGAGCGCGTTGAACGTGGTGACGTAATTGCGGATGGTCCAGAAACTCCGCATGACATTCTACGTCTACGTGGTATCCACGCTGTGACTCAATACATCGCGAACGAAGTTCAAGAAGTATACCGTCTACAGGGTGTTAAGATTAACGATAAGCACATTGAGACTATCGTTCGTCAGATGCTACGTAAGTGTACAATCACGCATGCTGGTGATTCTGAGTTCCTACCTGGTGAGCAAGTTGAGTACTCTCAAGTTAAGATTGCAAACCGTGCTCTAGAAGCAGAAGGTAAAGAACTCGTTCGCTTCGAACGTGACCTACTAGGTATCACTAAGGCATCTCTAGCAACAGAATCGTTCATCTCTGCGGCATCGTTCCAAGAAACGACGCGCGTACTAACAGAGGCAGCGGTATCTGGTAAGCGTGATGACCTACGTGGTCTGAAAGAGAACGTTATCGTGGGTCGTCTGATCCCAGCGGGTACTGGTTTTGCGTATCACCAAGACCGTCAAGCTAAGCGTGACGAATCTCAGGAAGGTCCATCAGCTGAACAAGCGACGGATAACCTAGCTGCGCTACTAAACGCAGGTTTCTCTTCTGACGAGTAA